One Helianthus annuus cultivar XRQ/B chromosome 12, HanXRQr2.0-SUNRISE, whole genome shotgun sequence genomic region harbors:
- the LOC110894640 gene encoding serine/threonine-protein kinase SRK2I produces MRSCRSGGYNIKMGPGCSIGLTKFDMGCSATVLVMEYASGGELFDRICNAGRFNEDEARFFFQQLISGVSYCHSMQVCHRDLKLENTLLDGSPAPRLKICDFGYSKSSVLHSQPKSTVGTPAYIAPEVLLRQEYDGKAGALYSRRSPQPTQISRKIEVVGLEIMSLKIRRKLARGVERSWA; encoded by the exons ATGAGGTCTTGTCGCAG TGGTGGCTACAACATTAAGATGGGCCCCGGTTGTTCTATAGGGCTGACGAAGTTTGACATGGGTTGTTCCGCAACGGTGTTAGTGATGGAATATGCCTCCGGTGGGGAACTGTTTGATCGAATTTGCAACGCGGGCCGATTCAATGAGGATGAG GCCCGATTCTTCTTTCAACAACTGATTTCTGGAGTCAGCTATTGTCACTCTATG CAAGTTTGTCACCGTGATTTGAAGCTAGAGAACACGTTGTTGGACGGAAGTCCTGCTCCTCGTTTGAAGATTTGTGATTTCGGATATTCCAAG TCTTCAGTGCTGCATTCACAGCCAAAGTCTACGGTTGGTACACCAGCATACATTGCTCCTGAAGTGTTGCTTAGGCAAGAGTATGATGGAAAG GCAGGTGCATTATATAGCAGAAGATCACCTCAACCGACCCAGATTTCTAGGAAGATTGAAGTAGTTGGTTTGGAGATAATGAGTCTAAAAATAAGGAGAAAACTTGCAAGAGGAGTGGAGAGATCATGGGCCTAA
- the LOC110894641 gene encoding ribose-phosphate pyrophosphokinase 4 — MEKPKKKQVLLYYCVEAEELARKIANQSDHIQLQSVNWRSFDDGFPNLFINNAQDIRGQHVSFLASFGSPAVIFEQLSVIFALTRLFVASFTLVLPFFSTGSFERMEQEGDVATAFTMARILSNIPITRGGPTNLIIYDIHALQERFYFGDNILPCFETGIPLLKRRLHQLTDADNIVIAFPDDGAWKRFHKQLDHFPTVVCAKVREGDKRIVRVKEGNPSGYHAVIVDDLVQSGGTLIECQKVLAAHGATKVSAYVTHAVFPKNSWKKFVHKNGENTNEAFAYFWFTDSCSPTVKNIENKAPFEVLSLAGSIANALQI; from the exons AtggagaagccaaagaagaagcaAGTTCTTCTCTATTATTGTGTTGAAGCCGAAGAACTTGCTCGCAAAATCGCCAATCAATCCGATCACATTCAGTTACAATCCGTCAACTGGAG GAGTTTTGATGATGGATTTCCTAACTTATTCATTAACAATGCACAAGATATCAGAGGCCAGCATGTTTCTTTTCTTGCGTCTTTCGGCTCGCCGGCTGTCATCTTTGAGCAGCTCTCTGTTATATTTGCACTTACAAGGCTCTTTGTTGCTTCATTCACTTTGGTATTACCTTTCTTTTCAACTGGATCCTTTGAAAGAATGGAACAAGAAGGAGATGTAGCTACTGCTTTCACCATGGCAAGAATCTTGTCAAATATTCCAATAACAAGGGGTGGTCCCACAAACTTAATCATATATGAcatacatgctttgcag GAGAGATTCTACTTTGGGGACAACATTTTACCTTGTTTCGAAACTGGAATTCCTCTCTTGAAACGACGTCTTCACCAGCTTACCGATGCAGATAAC ATCGTAATCGCCTTTCCAGATGATGGAGCTTGGAAACGATTCCACAAGCAGTTGGATCACTTTCCGACG GTGGTTTGCGCAAAAGTTCGCGAGGGTGATAAACGAATTGTACGCGTTAAAGAAGGTAATCCCAGTGGTTACCATGCGGTTATCGTTGATGATCTGGTGCAATCTGGAGGTACTTTAATTGAATGTCAG AAAGTTTTGGCAGCTCATGGTGCAACCAAGGTCAGTGCATATGTCACTCATGCAGTGTTTCCGAAGAACTCTTGGAAGAAATTTGTTCACAAAAACGGTG AAAACACAAACGAGGCATTCGCCTACTTTTGGTTCACTGACTCGTGCTCCCCCACCGTGAAAAACATTGAAAACAAAGCACCTTTTGAAGTCTTAAGTCTTGCAGGATCTATTGCAAACGCGCTTCAAATATGA